One genomic region from Bubalus bubalis isolate 160015118507 breed Murrah chromosome 12, NDDB_SH_1, whole genome shotgun sequence encodes:
- the LOC102394434 gene encoding LOW QUALITY PROTEIN: RNA-binding protein EWS-like (The sequence of the model RefSeq protein was modified relative to this genomic sequence to represent the inferred CDS: inserted 1 base in 1 codon), translating into MDQKHSEETDLGASTPTNREQTPPLTRQCQTQSKREALLNINQKIRENEKEGEKRASTDYSTYSQAAAQQGYSAYTAQPTQGYAQTTQQAYGQQSYGTYGQPADVSYTQAQTTATYGQTAYATSYGQPPTGYSTPTAPQAYSQPVQGYGTGAYDTTAATVTTTQASYAAQSAYGAQPAYPAYGQQPAATAPARPQDGNKPAETSQPQSSTGGYKQPSLGYGQSNYSYPQVPGSYPMQPVSARPSYPPTSYSSTQPTSYDQSSYSQQNTYGQPSSYGQQSSYGQQSSYGQRPPTSYPPXTGSYSQAPSQYSQQSSSYGQQSSFQQDHPSSMGVYGQESREFSGPGENRSMSGPDNRGRGRGGFDRGGMSRGGWGGGRSGMGAGERGGFNKPGGPMDEGPDLDLGPPVDPDEDSDNSAIYVQGLNDSVTLNDLVDFFKQCEVVKTNKRTEQPLIHFYLDKETGKPKGDATVSYEDPPTAKAAVEWFDGKDFQGSKLKVSLARKKPPMNSMQGGVPPREGRGMPLPLRGGPGGPGGPGGPMGHMGGRGVDRGGFPPRGPHGSRGNPTGGGNVQHRAGDWPCPNPGCGNQNFAWRTECNQCKVPKPEGFLPPPFPPLGGDRGRGGPGGMRGGRGGLMDRGGPGGMFRGGRGGDRGGFWGGRGMDRGGFGSGRRGGPGGPPGPLMEQMGGRRGGRGGPGKMDKGEHRQECRDRPY; encoded by the exons ATGGATCAGAAACACAGTGAAGAAACAGACCTGGGGGCCTCTACTCCAACAAATAGGGAGCAGACTCCACCTCTGACAAGACAGTGCCAAACACAGAGCAAAAGGGAGGCCCTGCTCAATAT AAACCAGAAAATCAGAGAGAacgagaaggaaggagagaaaagggcGTCCACGGATTATAGTACATACAGCCAAGCTGCAGCCCAGCAGGGCTACAGTGCGTACACCGCCCAGCCCACTCAAGGATATGCACAGACTACCCAGCAGGCATATGGGCAGCAAAGTTATGGAACCTATGGACAGCCCGCTGATGTCAGCTACACCCAGGCGCAGACCACTGCAACCTACGGGCAGACCGCCTATGCAACTTCTTATGGACAGCCTCCCACTGGATATTCTACTCCAACTGCCCCCCAGGCATACAGTCAGCCTGTCCAGGGGTACGGCACTGGTGCTTACGACACCACCGCTGCTACGGTTACTACCACCCAGGCCTCCTATGCAGCTCAGTCTGCATATGGCGCTCAGCCTGCTTACCCGGCGTATGGACAGCAGCCAGCAGCCACTGCGCCTGCAAGACCGCAGGATGGTAACAAACCCGCTGAGACTAGTCAACCTCAATCTAGCACAGGGGGTTACAAACAGCCCAGCCTAGGATATGGACAGAGTAACTACAGTTATCCCCAGGTGCCTGGGAGCTACCCCATGCAGCCGGTCTCGGCACGACCATCCTATCCTCCTACCAGCTACTCCTCTACACAGCCGACTAGTTACGATCAGAGCAGTTACTCCCAGCAGAACACCTACGGGCAGCCGAGCAGCTATGGACAGCAGAGTAGCTATGGTCAACAAAGCAGCTATGGGCAGCGGCCACCCACTAGTTACCCCC AGACTGGATCCTACAGCCAGGCTCCAAGTCAATATAGTCAACAGAGCAGCAGCTACGGGCAGCAGAGTTCATTCCAACAGGACCACCCCAGTAGCATGGGTGTTTATGGGCAGGAGTCTAGAGAATTTTCCGGACCAGGAGAGAACCGGAGCATGAGTGGCCCTGATAACCGGGGTAGGGGAAGAGGGGGATTTGATCGTGGAGGCATGagcagaggtgggtggggaggaggacgCAGTGGAATGGGCGCTGGAGAGCGAGGCGGCTTCAATAAGCCTGGTGGACCCATGGATGAAGGACCAGATCTTGATTTGGGCCCACCTGTAGATCCAGATGAAGACTCTGACAACAGTGCCATTTATGTGCAAGGACTGAACGACAGCGTGACTCTCAATGATCTGGTGGACTTCTTTAAGCAGTGCGAAGTCGTTAAGACGAACAAGAGGACTGAACAACCCTTGATCCATTTTTACTTGGACAAGGAAACAGGAAAGCCCAAAGGTGATGCTACGGTGTCTTATGAAGACCCACCAACTGCCAAAGCTGCTGTCGAGTGGTTTGATGGGAAAGATTTCCAAGGGAGCAAACTTAAAGTGTCTCTTGCTCGGAAGAAGCCACCCATGAACAGCATGCAGGGAGGGGTGCCCCCGCGTGAGGGCAGGGGGATGCCGCTGCCGCTCCGAGGAGGTCCAGGGGGCCCAGGAGGTCCTGGAGGACCCATGGGGCACATGGGAGGCCGCGGAGTAGACAGAGGAGGCTTCCCACCAAGAGGGCCCCACGGTTCCCGGGGGAACCCGACTGGAGGAGGAAACGTGCAGCACCGAGCTGGAGACTGGCCGTGCCCCAACCCGGGCTGTGGGAACCAGAACTTCGCCTGGAGAACAGAGTGCAACCAGTGTAAGGTCCCAAAGCCTGAAGGCTTCCTCCCACCGCCTTTCCCACCCCTGGGCGGTGACCGCGGCAGAGGTGGCCCTGGAGGCATGCGGGGAGGAAGAGGTGGCCTCATGGACCGCGGTGGTCCCGGTGGAATGTTCAGAGGCGGCCGTGGTGGAGACAGAGGTGGCTTCTGGGGCGGCCGGGGCATGGACCGCGGTGGCTTTGGTAGTGGAAGACGAGGTGGTCCTGGGGGGCCCCCTGGACCACTGATGGAACAGATGGGAGGACGACGAGGGGGGCGAGGAGGACCTGGAAAGATGGATAAAGGCGAGCACCGTCAGGAGTGCAGAGACCGGCCCTACTAG